ACCGACGAGCATCTGGACCGGAGCGGCGAGAGCGACGTCGTACGGATCGACCTCGGCCGGCCGATGGACGACATCCTGGCCGAGCTGACCAGGCACCCCGTCAAGACCCGGCTCTCGCTGACCGGAACGCTGGTCGTGGCGCGCGACATCGCGCACGCCAAGATCAAGGAGCGGCTGGACGCGGGCGAGGAGATGCCGCAGTACCTGAAGGACCACCCGGTGTACTACGCGGGGCCCGCCAAGACGCCCGAGGGGTACGCCTCCGGGTCGTTCGGCCCGACGACGGCGGGGCGGATGGACAGCTACGTCGAGCAGTTCCAGGCGGCGGGCGGCTCGAAGGTCATGCTCGCCAAGGGCAACCGTTCGAAGCAGGTGACCGACGCCTGCGGCGCGCACGGCGGTTTCTACCTCGGTTCGATCGGCGGCCCGGCGGCGCGGCTCGCGCAGGACTGCATCCGGAAGGTCGAGGTCCTGGAGTACGAGGAGCTGGGCATGGAGGCGGTGTGGAAGATCGAGGTGGAGGACTTCCCCGCGTTCGTCGTCGTGGACGACAAGGGCAACGACTTCTTCACCGAGCCCGCCCCGGCGCCGACGTTCACCAGCATCCCGGTGCGGGGACCCGGCCTCGCGTAAGCCCTGGGTGCGGTCCCGGACCCGGCCGGGTCCGGGACCGCGCCCGCGCCCGCGATCAGACGAAGCGCTGGTTCGCCGACCCGTCGCAGTTCTGGAGCCGGAGCGGGTCCCGCTCCGACGCCAGGGTCAGACAGAGCGTGCCCGCCGACGCCGGGCGGATGGTGCCCGCCTCGATGGCGAACTTCTGGTTCGCGCCGCCGTGGCAGTCCCAGAGGGTGACCGAGGCGCCCGCGCGGTACGAACCCGACGGGACGTCGAGGCAGCGGTCGTGGCTCAGCTCGCTGTGCAGCGACCGGGCGCCGGCGCCTGTCCCGGTGTCGTACCACCAGCCCTGGTTACGGCCCTCGTTGCAGCCGTAGCCGGTGATCTTGGAGCCGTTGCGTGTCTTGGACGCGCTGACGTCGACGCAGGTGCCCGTTCCCTCGTTCTTCAATGGCTGAAAAACGTCGTCCCAGCCGCCCGGCTGGAGCACCGGCCGCCCCGTGCTCGCCGGGTCGGCGCAACTCGCCTCGCTCAGGCCCGAGTTGTAGAGCTGGGTCAGGCACGACGCGAACGCCACGTGCCCGGCGGCGTTCGGATGGAAGGACTGGCGGACCGAATTCTCGTTCGGCGGGAAGGGGTTGCCGATGTCGATGAACAGACCCCGGGCCCAGTCGTCGTCCGTGCACACCTCATGGCCGTGGAAGAGCCGGGAGTTGTCCAGATACACCGCGCCCGAGTTCTTCGCGGCCTTCCGCATGCCGGTCTGGAAGGCGGGGACCGCGCCGTCACGGGCCCAGGCGGCGTCCGCGTCGTGGCCGGTGCAGCCACCGGGGATCTTGCCCGGGAAGTCGGGGTTGTCGGCGTAGTCGGGGGTGAGGGGGCCCGGGTAGCCCATCACGACGAGCTTGTAGTCACCGTCGGCGTAACCCGCGTCGCGCATGACGCCTCGCAGGTCGGCCACGGTCGACTCGACCTTGGGTACGAGTCCGTCGACCCGCGGCTGCCAGCCCGGCCGGTACTTGTCGGCGCAGGGCCCCTGGAGCGTGAACCAGCGCAGTACGCAGTCGGTGATCACCGGACCGAACTGGAGATCGTCGTTGGCGCCCGCCACGAGCACCACCATCTTGAGCCTGGTGTTGCGCGCCTTGATGGCGAGGCTGTCGCTCTGTACGAGTTCGTCGGCGAACTGCGCCGTGCCGCCGACCCGGATGTTGACGGTCGACGCGCCCGAGCAGGAGACGTTGTAGGTGACGTCCGCCGCGATCCCGGTGCGGTGGATCGCCGAGTCCGGCGAACGGTGGCACCAGTTGTCGGGGCCGTTCGTCCCCGGCTCGTACGTGCCGACGCCCTCGCCGGAGATCTCACTGTCGCCGAGCGCGATGAGCCCGGTCTTGCGCTGGTCGGGCGGGCGCTCGCCGGGGTCGCCGTAGAGCCGCTTGGCCTCGGCGGCGCGGATCGCTTCGAGGGCGGGCGGCAGCGGGGCGGACGCGCGGACCGCGGCGGGCGCGCCCACGGGGGCCGACGCCTGCGCCGACGCCTGGGCCGCGGGCGTCAGGGCGACCAGTGCGCCGACGACGGTCGCGAATGCGGCGAGCGTGGCGACGGTACTTCGGAACGTGGGTCTCGTACGTTGCATGGCCTCCCCGATCACAGTGGTTCCAGAGGTTTTTACTGGCGGGTAGGGCCCTTGGGAACACTCCGAACAAGACAATTGCTCACCTTCTTTAGGAGGTACGACCCTGATGACGAGCGACGCGAACTACCGCACCGAGCACGACTCCATGGGCGAGGTCCGGGTCCCGGCGGACGCCAAATGGCGCGCCCAGACCCAGCGGGCCGTCGAGAACTTCCCCATCTCGGGCCGGCCCATCGAGCGGGCCCACATCGAGGCCCTGGCCCGTATCAAGGCCGCCGCCGCCACCGTCAACGCCGAACTCGGCGTGGTGGACCGGGACATCGCCGACGCGGTCCGGAGCGCGGCGACCGAGGTCGCCGAAGGCCGCTGGGACGAGCACTTCCCGGTGGACGTCTTCCAGACCGGCTCCGGCACCTCGTCCAACATGAACGCCAACGAGGTCATCGCCACCCTCGCCACCGAGCGCCTGGGCCGCGAGGTGCACCCGAACGACCACGTCAACGCCTCGCAGAGCTCCAACGACGTGTTCCCCTCCAGCATCCACATCGCCGCGACGGCCGCCGTCACCGCCGAGCTGATCCCGGCCCTCGCCCATCTCGCCGTCTCGCTTGAGCGCAAGGCCGATGAGTTCGCGGACGTGGTGAAGTCGGGCCGCACGCATCTGATGGACGCCACACCCGTCACGCTGGGCCAGGAGTTCGGCGGTTACGCCGCGGCCGTCCGGTACGGGATCGAGCGGCTGGAATCGGTCCTGCCGCGCCTGGCCGAACTGCCCCTGGGCGGTACGGCGGTGGGCACCGGCATCAACACGCCGCCCGGCTTCTCCGCCGCCGTCATCGCCGAGGTGGCCCGTACGACCGGGCTCCCGCTGACCGAGGCCAGGAACCACTTCGAGGCGCAGGGCGCGCGCGACGGGCTCGTGGAGACCTCGGGCCAGCTCCGTACCGTCGCCGTCTCGCTCACGAAGATCTCCAACGATCTGCGCTGGATGGCCTCGGGACCGCGCACCGGTCTCGCCGAGATCAATCTGCCCGATCTCCAGCCCGGCTCGTCGATCATGCCGGGCAAGGTCAATCCGGTGATCCCGGAGGCCGTCCTGATGGTCGCCGCCCAGGTCACGGGCAACGACACGACCGTCGCCACGGCCGGAGCGGCGGGGAACTTCGAGCTGAACGTGATGCTGCCGGTGATCGCCAGGAACCTCCTGGAGTCCGTACGGCTGCT
The nucleotide sequence above comes from Streptomyces sp. NBC_01716. Encoded proteins:
- a CDS encoding ricin-type beta-trefoil lectin domain protein gives rise to the protein MQRTRPTFRSTVATLAAFATVVGALVALTPAAQASAQASAPVGAPAAVRASAPLPPALEAIRAAEAKRLYGDPGERPPDQRKTGLIALGDSEISGEGVGTYEPGTNGPDNWCHRSPDSAIHRTGIAADVTYNVSCSGASTVNIRVGGTAQFADELVQSDSLAIKARNTRLKMVVLVAGANDDLQFGPVITDCVLRWFTLQGPCADKYRPGWQPRVDGLVPKVESTVADLRGVMRDAGYADGDYKLVVMGYPGPLTPDYADNPDFPGKIPGGCTGHDADAAWARDGAVPAFQTGMRKAAKNSGAVYLDNSRLFHGHEVCTDDDWARGLFIDIGNPFPPNENSVRQSFHPNAAGHVAFASCLTQLYNSGLSEASCADPASTGRPVLQPGGWDDVFQPLKNEGTGTCVDVSASKTRNGSKITGYGCNEGRNQGWWYDTGTGAGARSLHSELSHDRCLDVPSGSYRAGASVTLWDCHGGANQKFAIEAGTIRPASAGTLCLTLASERDPLRLQNCDGSANQRFV
- a CDS encoding class II fumarate hydratase, with translation MTSDANYRTEHDSMGEVRVPADAKWRAQTQRAVENFPISGRPIERAHIEALARIKAAAATVNAELGVVDRDIADAVRSAATEVAEGRWDEHFPVDVFQTGSGTSSNMNANEVIATLATERLGREVHPNDHVNASQSSNDVFPSSIHIAATAAVTAELIPALAHLAVSLERKADEFADVVKSGRTHLMDATPVTLGQEFGGYAAAVRYGIERLESVLPRLAELPLGGTAVGTGINTPPGFSAAVIAEVARTTGLPLTEARNHFEAQGARDGLVETSGQLRTVAVSLTKISNDLRWMASGPRTGLAEINLPDLQPGSSIMPGKVNPVIPEAVLMVAAQVTGNDTTVATAGAAGNFELNVMLPVIARNLLESVRLLAAVSRLLADRTVDGITANVERAREYAESSPSVVTPLNKYIGYEEAAKVAKRSLAERRTIREVVLDAGYVERGDLTLEQLDEALDVLRMTQP